One Mesorhizobium loti genomic window carries:
- a CDS encoding cyclic nucleotide-binding domain-containing protein, whose translation MEGKSDQPFDPKVFLAKADLGRTITRYGPNQKIFSQGDVAASVFYINEGQVKISVLSEQGKEAVVAIMGTNDFFGEGCMAGQTRRMATAVAMTDCEIMQIDKKAIMRVIHNEPAFSEMFIAHLLTRTIRVEEDLVDQLFNSSEKRLARALLLLANFGKEGKPEPILGKVNQETLAEMIGTTRPRVSYFMNKFRDLGFIEYNGKLVVHSSLLNVVLHDQPQIRR comes from the coding sequence ATGGAAGGAAAATCAGATCAGCCGTTCGATCCAAAGGTTTTTCTGGCGAAAGCCGATCTTGGGCGCACGATTACACGTTATGGCCCCAACCAGAAAATATTCTCGCAAGGCGATGTCGCAGCTTCGGTCTTCTACATCAATGAGGGCCAGGTAAAGATCAGTGTCCTGTCCGAACAGGGAAAGGAAGCTGTCGTCGCAATAATGGGGACCAACGATTTCTTCGGTGAAGGTTGCATGGCCGGCCAGACCCGGCGCATGGCAACGGCGGTTGCGATGACGGATTGCGAGATCATGCAGATAGACAAGAAGGCGATCATGCGCGTCATTCACAACGAGCCGGCATTTTCGGAAATGTTCATCGCCCACCTTCTGACACGAACCATCCGCGTCGAAGAGGATCTGGTCGATCAGCTTTTCAATTCGAGCGAAAAGCGCCTGGCACGGGCACTTCTCCTGCTGGCAAATTTCGGCAAGGAAGGAAAGCCTGAACCCATTCTCGGCAAGGTCAACCAGGAGACGCTAGCCGAAATGATCGGCACAACGCGGCCGAGAGTCAGCTACTTCATGAACAAGTTCCGTGACCTCGGATTCATCGAGTACAATGGGAAACTCGTGGTGCACAGTTCGTTGCTGAACGTGGTTCTGCACGATCAGCCGCAGATAAGGCGGTAA
- a CDS encoding ABC transporter ATP-binding protein, with protein MLIINDLSLRMAGRLLLDHASLTLPAGTKAGLVGRNGTGKTTLFKAITGDFPSETGSISLPKNTRIGQVAQEAPGTEEPLIEIVLKADLERTALLEEEKTATDPHRIADIHMRLADIDAHSAESRAATILAGLGFDDAAQRRPASSFSGGWRMRVALAAVLFSEPDLLLLDEPTNYLDLEGTLWLENYVSKYPHTVLLISHDRDLLNRAVNSIVHLDQKKLTFWRGGYDQFERQYTEQKELQEKGRVKQEAARKHMESFVERFRAKASKARQAQSRIKALEKMKPIAAIVNDSVRPFSFPEPVKTVASPIVALNNVNVGYTEGQPILKKMTLRIDADDRIALLGANGNGKSTFAKLLSGRLKQETGTMTVAPGLKVAIFAQHQLDDLRPEENAYEHVRRLMPEAPESKVRGRVAQFGLTTEKMNTPAKDLSGGEKARLLMGLSAFEGPNLFILDEPTNHLDIDSRESLIHALNEFPGAVILISHDRHLLEATADRLWLVKDGAVNPYDGDLEDYKTLVTGVSGDRRGKREADKASKADRRRDAAARRAAFEPLAKEIRATEALMDRIRKRIDGIEDELANPAIYEKDPSTATRLAKERSQLAQTLAGHEEKWLTMSAEYEEGTAE; from the coding sequence ATGCTGATCATCAATGACCTTTCGCTCCGCATGGCCGGGCGCCTGCTTCTCGACCACGCCTCGCTGACCTTGCCGGCTGGCACCAAGGCCGGTCTTGTCGGTCGCAACGGCACCGGCAAGACGACGCTGTTCAAGGCCATCACCGGAGATTTTCCCTCCGAGACCGGCTCGATCAGCCTGCCGAAGAACACGCGGATCGGCCAGGTGGCGCAGGAAGCGCCGGGAACCGAGGAGCCGCTGATCGAGATCGTGCTCAAGGCCGATCTCGAACGCACGGCGCTGCTCGAGGAGGAAAAGACCGCCACCGATCCGCACCGCATCGCCGACATCCACATGCGGCTTGCCGACATTGACGCGCATTCGGCTGAGTCCCGCGCGGCCACCATCCTGGCCGGCCTCGGCTTCGACGATGCCGCGCAGCGCCGTCCGGCCTCGTCCTTCTCCGGCGGCTGGCGCATGCGCGTGGCGCTCGCTGCCGTGCTGTTTTCCGAGCCCGACCTCCTGCTGCTCGACGAGCCGACAAATTATCTCGATCTCGAAGGCACGTTGTGGCTGGAAAACTACGTGTCGAAGTATCCGCACACAGTTCTGCTGATTTCGCACGATCGCGACCTGCTCAACCGTGCCGTCAACTCGATCGTGCACCTCGACCAGAAGAAGCTGACCTTCTGGCGCGGCGGTTACGACCAGTTCGAGCGCCAGTATACCGAGCAGAAGGAATTGCAGGAAAAGGGCCGCGTCAAGCAGGAAGCCGCCCGCAAGCACATGGAATCCTTCGTCGAGCGTTTTCGCGCGAAGGCGTCCAAGGCCAGGCAGGCGCAGTCGCGCATCAAGGCACTGGAAAAGATGAAACCGATCGCGGCCATCGTGAACGATTCGGTGCGGCCGTTCTCTTTCCCCGAGCCGGTGAAGACGGTTGCCTCGCCGATCGTGGCGCTGAACAACGTCAATGTCGGCTATACCGAGGGCCAGCCGATCCTGAAGAAGATGACGCTGCGCATCGACGCCGACGACCGCATCGCGCTGCTCGGCGCCAACGGCAACGGCAAGTCGACCTTCGCCAAATTGCTGTCCGGCCGGTTGAAGCAGGAGACCGGCACGATGACGGTGGCGCCCGGGCTGAAGGTGGCGATCTTCGCCCAGCATCAGCTCGACGATCTCCGTCCGGAAGAAAACGCCTATGAGCATGTGCGCCGGCTGATGCCGGAAGCGCCGGAATCGAAGGTGCGCGGCCGCGTCGCCCAGTTTGGTCTGACGACCGAAAAGATGAACACGCCTGCCAAGGACCTGTCCGGCGGCGAGAAGGCGCGTCTGTTGATGGGCCTGTCGGCCTTCGAGGGGCCCAACCTGTTCATCCTCGACGAGCCGACCAACCATCTCGACATCGACAGCCGTGAATCGCTGATCCATGCGCTCAACGAATTTCCCGGAGCCGTGATCCTGATTTCGCACGACCGCCATTTGCTTGAGGCGACCGCCGACCGGCTGTGGCTGGTCAAGGATGGCGCGGTCAACCCGTATGATGGCGATTTGGAGGACTACAAGACGCTGGTCACCGGCGTGTCCGGCGATCGCCGCGGCAAGCGCGAGGCGGACAAGGCGTCAAAAGCCGACCGCCGCCGCGACGCCGCCGCGCGCCGTGCCGCCTTCGAGCCGCTGGCCAAGGAAATTCGCGCCACCGAAGCGCTGATGGACCGCATCCGCAAGCGCATCGACGGCATCGAGGACGAACTGGCCAATCCGGCGATCTACGAAAAGGATCCCTCGACGGCGACACGCCTGGCCAAGGAACGCTCGCAACTCGCCCAGACGCTCGCCGGCCATGAGGAAAAATGGCTGACCATGTCGGCCGAATATGAGGAAGGCACCGCGGAGTAG